In Fusarium fujikuroi IMI 58289 draft genome, chromosome FFUJ_chr02, the genomic stretch GCTCTATCGGCTTCCAGGCCCTGGCCAGCAGCAACTATGGCTCTCGAAATAGTCTCTCTCGAACACCTGCCAAACTCGCACAAGGTCTACGTTGCCCTGTTCCGTGACGTACAGAACTCGGCCTTTTTGCACCAGCAGCTGCTTGCTCGGAACCCCCAGTTCGAGTACGCCTTCATCGATGCCTCAGTGGTGAGTTCCGCCGCGGAGTACCCGACTTGGGTATAGGGCATTTTCCATTAATACggagcatcatcaccaggtTGTCTCGCGGCTTCAATTATTATCCGCTGTGTTTAAGGCTACGTCGACGGCTGTGAATGGCGCTCTCAGGACTCCAAACGTTCACTCCGAGATTGTCTGTGCAATGAGTTCTTCTAATAACGTAATGTGACCCCTTGTTCCGACATGTCTTCGTTTGAGGCTGACACTTCATGCTCAGATTGCTGATGCTTACCGTCGATATGGCATCTCTCCTTCTACCAAAGACCTCATCGTTGTCAAGGTCACGTTCcctggagaagatggtgctGAGCCCTTGACACATGACCAGATCTGGGAGCATCTCAAGACCAATGTTGAGGGAGAGGCT encodes the following:
- a CDS encoding Protein CGI121, yielding MALEIVSLEHLPNSHKVYVALFRDVQNSAFLHQQLLARNPQFEYAFIDASVVVSRLQLLSAVFKATSTAVNGALRTPNVHSEIVCAMSSSNNIADAYRRYGISPSTKDLIVVKVTFPGEDGAEPLTHDQIWEHLKTNVEGEALPITDDQISSTTDVPKVRKYYKLNGLKWLDDIKDEKVKQKEMESLVIGAMALRGV